CAGGCTCGCCAGGGTGCGCAGCATGTTCGCGGTTATAGCACCGCCCTAGAACAGGTCCTTGTGCGGCACGTCGGTGACCAGGCCGCCGTCCATGACGAATTCGCTGCCGGTGGCATACGACGACTCGTCGCTGGCCAGGAACAGGATGAACGTCGACACCTCCCGGGACTCGGCCGGGCGGCCCAGCGGGATGGTCACCATGTCCTCGGGCAGGTGCTTGGTCATCGGGGTGCGGATGAACCCGGGGTGCACGGAGTTGACGCGGATGTTGTGCTTCGCCAGCTCCAACGCCGCGGACTTGGCCAGGCCGCGCACCGCCCACTTGGAGGCGACGTAGGGGTGCACCATCGGCGCGCCGCGCAGACCCTCGATGGACGACACGTTGATGATCGAGCCGCCCCCGGCGGCGATCATCGGCTCGACGGCCACCCGCATGCCCAGGAACGTCCCCGTCAGGTTGACGTCAATCACCTTCTGCCACTTGGCCAGATCGAAGCTCTTCAGTGGGCCGAGCGCGACGGTCCCGGCGTTGTTGACCAACACGTTGAGCTTGCCGAATTCGCCGATGGCGGTCTGCACGGCGGCGTCCCACTGGTCGGGCTGGGTGACGTCGAGGTGCACGTAGCGCACCGCGTCACCGATCTCGGCAGCCACCGCTTTGCCCTCGTCGTCGAGGATGTCGCCGATCACCACCTTGGCGCCTTCGGCCGCCAGCAGCCGCGCGTGCTCGGCGCCCATCCCGCGCGCACCGCCACTGATGAGCGCAACTTTGCCGTCTACTCGACCCACCTGGGTCTCCTTTCGATTTAAGTGGTCACCAAAGTGCTTGGTGCGTAAAGGCCTTTTCCGGTGACCAGCGGCAGATCGAGCGTGGTCCGGATGCCCGGCGGCGCCGCGATCACCGCCGGGATGGCGTTGACGACGCGACCCGCGGCGCCCGCGATCGCGGCGTGGTTGTGGTCGCCCTTGCGGCTGCTGGGAATGATGTCGACGGCATAGGAGGGCTCGCCCGTGATCTCGACGCGGTAGGAGCCGTCGCCCGCGGCGGGCTGGGGCAGGTCGGGGCGCAGGTCGGGCCGCAGCCGGGTGACGTGCTCGATGACGATGGCGGGGCGGCCCTTGACCATGCCGCGGATCTCGAACTGCAGCACGGCCACGGTCCCCTTGGCGACGTGGCCGATCGCGATGTCGAAGTCCTCGGGTGCGGGCTCGCGCTGGTAGGACTCGGTGATCTCGTCGACCTCGATGCCCAGGCCGGCCGCCAGCTGACGGATGGCGGTGCCCCAGGCGATGCTGAGGATGCCGGGCTGCAGCAGCATCGGGACCTCGTCCATGGGCTTGGCGAATCCCATGTAGTCCATGACCTCGGTCCCGTTGTAGGACGCATAGTCGTGAATCTCCATGCAGCGCACCTGCTCGATGCGCTGGCACGTCCCGGCGAGCGCGAACGGGATCAGGTCGTTGGCGAACCCGGGGTCGACGCCGCTGATGAAGATGCTCGAATTACCTTGTTTGGCAGCCTCTTCCACGCGGGCGATGTACTTGTCGGGCATCACGCCCCACGGGAACTGCAGCAGACCCGGCGAGGACCCGACGACGTTGATGCCGGCGGCCAGGATGCGCATGACGTCGGCCATCGCCTCGGGCAGCCGGGTGTCGCCCATCGCGCAGTAGACGACGCACTCGGGCTTGGCGGCGATGATGGCGTCCAGGTCGTCGACGGCCGCGACCCCGGTGACCACGGGGCCGTCCAGCCCGACGCCACACAGCTCCCCCGCGTCCCTACCCACCTTCTCCGGGGTGGAGACGCACACCCCGGTCAGTTCGAACGCCGGATTGGTGATCAGTTCGGCCAGGGCCAGGCCACCGACGTTTCCGGTACCGACGTGCGCGACGCGGATCGCCATGACAGTCTCCGTCCGTTGAGCGCTCAAAACGTTTCTAGACACTAGTCCATTAATTTGGGCGCGCATACCGGCGGACCGCTCGCGACCCGCGGGGGCACAATCAACCGTTGATGACAGCACGCGAAGACATCCGGTTCCCGTCCGGTGACGACCTGATCAGCGCCTGGCTCTACCGGCCGGCCGGCGACGGGCCCGCGCCGCTGCTGGTGATGGCGCACGGCCTGGGCGCGGTGCGGACCATGCGCCTGGACGCCTACGCCGAACGCTTCAGCGCGGCCGGCTATGCCTGCCTGGTGTTCGACTACCGCAATTTCGGCGACAGCGCCGGGTTGCCCCGTCAGGTCCTCGACGTCGGCATGCAGCTCGCCGACTGGGCCGCGGCCGTCGACCACGCCCGCACCCTCCCGGCGATCGACCCCGACCGAATCGCGTTGTGGGGCACCTCCTTTGGTGGCGGCCACGTGATCGCCACGGCCGCGCGGCTGCCGGGCATCGCCGCGGCCGTCGCCCAGTGCCCCTTCACCGACGGCCTCGCGTCGGCGCGCACCATCACCAACCCGTCGATCACCGCGCGCATCACCGCGCGGGCGGTGCGCGACGTGCTCGCGAGCAAGCGCGGCAGGCCGCCGGTGATGGTCGCAACGGCGGGTCCGCCCGGCGAGGTCGCGTTGATGAACACGCCCGACGCGTATGCGGGCTATCTGCGGCTGGTGCCCGACGGCGTTGACCTACGCAACGAGGTCGCCGCGCGAATCGCGTTGCAGGTCTTCACCTATCGCCCGGGACGCCTGACGCCGAAGATCTCCTGCCCGATCCTGTTCTGCGTGTGCGAGGCCGACTCGGTGGCTCCGGCGGCGGCGACGCTGCGCCACGCGGCCAAGGCGCCCCGCGGCGAGGTCAAGCTGTATCCCGAGGGCCATTTCGCGATCTACGTCGACGACGCGTTCGAGCGGGTGGTCGCCGATCAGCTCGCGTTCCTCGACACGCACCTCACCGGTGCGCGCCCCTAGGGTCCGAGCGGCGACGTCGTGCGGATCGCCTCGTCACGGATCAGCCCGCGCAGCAGCGCGGTGCTGAACTCGGCCGCGATCTCCTTGGCGGAGCGGCGTCCGCTGGGCCGCAGCCAGCGATAGCTGCCCAGCGTCATCCCGATGTAGCCGAGCGCCAGCACGTGCGAGTCGCACTGGTAGAACTCGCCGCTGGCGATCCCGCGGTCGATCAGGCCGTGCACGTGGTGGTAGACCTGCGCTTCCTTCTCGCGGACCTCGGCGACCTGTTCGCTGGTGAACCACTCGGTGATGTAGGGCTGTTCCTGGAAGTACACCGCCGCCCGCTCGGGATCGCTGGCGATGCCGGTGAGCAACCGCACGGTGTACTGGTAGAGCGCCTCACGCGCCGTCCAGGACGGGTCGTCGTGCACGGCGGCCAGCGTGCCCTCGGCGGCCTGCCGGTAGATGTCGAACAGGATCAGCGACTTGCTGGCGTAATAGTGATAGACGGTCGCCTTGTTCAGGCCGATCACGTCAGCCACATCGTCCATCCGGGTGCCGTGGTAACCGCGCGCGGCGAACAGTTTGGTGGCGACGGCGAGCAGCTCTTCGCGCCGCGTTTGCCCATTGGGTGTGATGCTGTCGGTGGGCATCTGTTCTCACTATCGTCGGTACGGGCAGGCCAGGCCCGGTTCGGCCAAGAATAACTATCAATCAACTGGTTGGACAGTTTAAGCAACAACGCCGGGTGTCACGTCGACGGGCATGCGACTAGACTCCTGAACGAACGAGATTCGAGAGGTGGGACCGATGGATCCGAGCCCGGATTACGACGGAAGCGACGAGATCGAGTTCTTCATGCGGTACCTCACCTGGGGTTTGCGCGGCGTCACGGACGGCAACGGATACCCGCCGCCGGCCTACCCACCCGTCTAAGCGCCACGAGCAGACACAAAAGCACCTAGAACATCGGCGTGTCGGGGACTTTTGCGTCTGCTCGGCGGAAAGCCTTCGGCGGAAGTCCTACAGCGCCTTGAGTTCCTCGGCGACCTCGGTCACCGACTTCTTCGCATCCCCGAACAGCATGCTGGTGCCCTCGCCGTAGAACAGCGGGTTGTCGATGCCGGCGAACCCGGAGTTCATCGACCGCTTCAGCACGATCACCGACTTGGCCTTGTCGACGTTGAGGATCGGCATGCCGTAGATCGGGCTGGACGCGTCGTTGCGCGCCGCCGGGTTGGTGACGTCGTTGGCGCCGATGACGATCGCGACGTCGGTGCGCGCGAACTCGTCGTTGATGTCGTCCATGTCCTTCATCGCGTCGTAGTCGACCTCGGCCTCGGCCAGCAACACGTTCATGTGCCCGGGCATTCGGCCGGCCACCGGGTGGATGGCGTACTTGACCTCCACGCCCTTGTCTTCCAGCAGGGCCGCCATGTCCTTCACCGCGTGCTGCGCCTGCGCCACGGCCAGGCCGTAGCCCGGCACCACGATCACCTGGTTGGCGTAGGCCATCTGGATCGCGGCGTCCGCGGCCGAGGTGGCCTTGACCGTCTTGTCTCCCCCGCCGTCGCCGCTGGGGGCCACCCCGCCGCCGCCGAAGCCGCCGGCGACGATCGCGGGGATCGAGCGGTTCATGGCCTTGGCCATCAGGTTGGTCAGGATCGAGCCGGACGCGCCGACGATCATGCCCGCGACGATCATCGCGGTGTTGTTCAGCGCCAGACCGGCGGCCGCGGCCGACAGCCCGGTCATCGCGTTGAGCAGCGAAATGACCACCGGCATGTCGGCGCCGCCGATGGGCAGCACCACCATCAGGCCCAGCACACCGGCCGCGGCGAGCAGCCCGATCATCCACCACAGTGACGCACCACCGGTGCCGGGATGGGCGTGCAGCCCGATGACCACCGCAGCGGCCACCGCCGCGGCGAGCAACAGCAGGTTGACGGGTTGCTGGGCCCTGCCGAAGCCGATCGGCGAGCCCGAGATGATCTCCTGCAGCTTGCCGAACGCGATGATCGATCCCCAGAACGAGATCGAGCCGATGACGGCGGCGAACAACGACGCCACCACGATGTGCACGGTCGGTGACTCACCGTGCTGGAAGGCCGAAAACCCGCTGGTCTCAATGAATTCCGACAGCGCGATCAGCGCGACCGTGCCACCGCCGACACCGTTGAAGAACGCCACCAGTTGCGGCATCGCCGTCATCTTGGTGTAGCGCGCCGGCGGGACACCGAGCACCACACCCACCACCAGGCCGGCGATGATCAGCACCCATTGGTCGGTGTGGCGGATCTTGATCAGGGTCGCCGCCACCGCGAGCGCCATACCCACCGCGGCGATCAGGTTGCCCCGCACCGCTGTCTTGGGCCCGGTCAGGCCCATCAGGCCGTAGATGAAGAGGGCGAACGAAATGATGTACAGGCCGATGACCAAGTAGTTCATTTGGCGGCCGGCTCCTCACTCGCGGCGGGCACCGGTTTCTTCTTGCCCTTGAACATGCCCAGCATCCGGTCGGTGACGATGAACCCGCCGATGACGTTCAGGGTGCCGAACACGACGGCGACGAACAGGATGATCTGCACCGCCAGCGAGGGGTGCTCGACCGAGCCGAACACCACCAGCGCGCCCAGCACCACGATGCCGTGGATGGCGTTGGTGCCCGACATCAGCGGTGTGTGCAGCGTGTTGGGCACCTTGGAGATGACCGCGAACCCGACGAACCCGGACAGCACCAGGATCGCCACGTTGGCCAACAGTTCGTCGTACATCTAGGAATCCTTCTGTCCTTGGTCGCGGGTCACGCACGACCCCGCGATGACCTCGTCGTCGAAGTCCGGCGCCAGCTTGCCGTCGGTGAGCAGCAGGTCGAGCAGCGCGGTGATGTTCTTGCTGTAGAGCTCGGAGGCGTGCTCGGGCATCGTCGCCGGCAGGTTCAGCGGCGAGGCGATGGTGACGTCGTGCTTGACGACGGTCTTGCCGGGTTCGGTGAGCTCGCAGTTGCCGCCGGTCTCACCGGCCAGGTCCACCACCACACTGCCGGGCTTCATCGCCTCCACGGCCGCGGCGGTCACCAGGCGCGGCGCCGGCCGACCGGGGACCAGCGCCGTGGTGATCACGACGTCGAAGCCGCTGATGGCCTTCTCCAGCGCCTGTTGCTGCTGCGCGCGCTCCTCGTCGGTCAGCTCGCGGGCGTATCCGCCCTCGCCGGCCGCGTCGATACCGATGTCGAGCCATTGCGCGCCCACCGAGCGTACCTGGTCGGCGACTTCGGGGCGCACGTCGTAGCCGGTGGTGCGCGCGCCGAGGCGCTTGGCCGTCGCCAGCGCCTGCAGCCCGGCCACCCCGACCCCGAGCACCAGCACCGTCGCCGGCTTCACCGTTCCGGCCGCCGTCGTCAGCATCGGGAAGAATCGGGTCGCCTCGGAGGCCGCCAGCAGCACGGCCTTGTAGCCGGCCACGTTGCCCTGCGACGACAACGCGTCCATTGCCTGCGCCCGCGAGATCCGCGGGATGGCCTCCAGCGCGAACGCCTGCACGCCCGCCTGTTTCAAAGCGCCGATCGAGTTCTCGGCGTTGCGCGGCGCGAGGAAACCGATCAGGGTCTGCCCGCTGCGCAGCTTGCCGACCTCGTCGGCGGTGGGCGGCGCGACCTTGACCACGACATCGGCGGCCCACGCGTCCCCGATGGTGGCGCCGGCCTGCGTGTAGAGCTGGTCGGGAAGCAGCGCCCGTTCGCCCGCGCCGGACTCGACCACGACCGCCACGCCGCTGCCCACCAGCGACGCGACCGCCTTCGGCACCAGCGCGACCCGCCGCTCGTCGGCCCCGGACTCGGAGACCACTCCTACCTTGACCGCGTTGGTCTGCGCATCTGTCATGGCGCGTACATCTACTTTCCGTACTCTTACGTACTGTCCGTGCCGATGGGCGTGGCGCCGGCTCGGCCGCGCGCTTCGCTACCTTAACCAGCTTTCGCCACGGATGGGTGATCGGCTCTGGGCCACCCGGGGCCGGATACCCCGCCCGCGGGCGATCGACTCCCGGTCATGGTTCGCCGCTCCACGGCGATGCAGTAGCGGCCACACCGTTGTGACGTCACAAGGGGTCGTTGTCGCGTCCCGCCTACCAGAGCGGGATGTCGCGGCCGTGTTCGGACGACGGGCGAGGCCCGAAGAAACGTCGCTGCGATGCGTCGATCGGCACGTCGTTGATGCTGGCTTCGCGGCGGGCCATCAGCCCGGACTCGGTGAACTCCCACAGCTCGTTGCCGTAGCTGCGGTACCACTGGCCCGATGCGTCGTGGCACTCGTACTGGAACCGCACCGCGATGCGGTTGTCGTGGAAGTCCCAAAGAACCTTGCGCAGCGCGTAATCGAGTTCGCGCTGCCACTTGCGGGTCAAAAACGCCACGATCTCGTCGCGGCCCACGACGTGTTCCCCGCGGTTTCGCCACTGCGAGTCGACCGTGTACGCCAGGCTGACGCGGTGCGGGTCGCGGGTGTTCCACGCATCCTCGGCTGCCTGCACCTTCTGGATCGCGGTCTCCCGCGTGAACGGCGGGAGCGGGGGCCGGGATTCGCTCACCCCCTCATCCTGCGCGAGTAGCCACAGAATCGCACTAATCCGCACTGCAGCATGCGATTTTGCGTCTGCTCGCGCCGTCCGATACCGCGTGACCTATCGTGACGGGCATGGACTTCGCGATGTCGGCCAAGGCCAGCGACTACCACAAGCGGCTGACCGATTTCATGACCGAGCATGTGTTCCCGGCCGAGGCCGACTACGACAAGTTCCGCCACGAAGCAGGCCCGCGCGACCACACGGTTCCGCCCGTCGTCGAGGAACTGAAGATCAAGGCCAAGCAGCAGGGTCTGTGGAACCTGTTCCTGCCGGCCGAATCCGGCCTGACCAATCTCGAATACGCGCCGCTGGCCGAGATCAGCGGCTGGAGCCTGGAGATCGCGCCCGAGGCGCTCAACTGCGCGGCGCCCGACACCGGCAACATGGAGACGCTGCACCTGTTCGCCACCGAGGAACAGCGCAAGCAGTGGCTGGAGCCGTTGCTGGCCGGTGAGATCCGCAGCGCCTTCTCCATGACGGAGCCGGCCGTCGCCAGCAGCGACGCCCGCAACATCGAGACCTTGATCGTGCGCGACGGCGCCGACTACGTGATCAACGGGCGCAAGTGGTGGACGTCGGGTGCGGCCGACCCGCGCTGCAAGATCCTCATCGTGATGGGCCGCACCAACCCCGACGCGGCCAGCCACCAGCAGCAGTCGATGGTGCTGGTGCCCATGGACACGCCGGGCGTGACGGTGGTGCGCTCCACCCCGGTGTTCGGCTGGCAGGACCAGCACGGCCACTGCGAGATCATTTACGACAACGTGCGCGTGCCGGCCACCAACCTGCTCGGCGAAGAGGGCGGCGGCTTCGCGATCGCCCAGGCCCGGCTCGGACCGGGCCGCATCCATCACTGCATGCGCGCCCTCGGCGGCGCCGAGCGCGCCCTGGCGCTGATGTCCGACCGGGCCCAAACGCGGGTGGCGTTCGGCCGCCCGCTAGCCGAGCAGGGCGTGGTACGGGAGTCAATCGCCAAGTCCCGCAACGAAATAGACCAGGCACGGCTGCTGTGCGAGAAGGCGGCGTGGACCATCGACCAGCACGGCAACAAGGCCGCGCATCTGCTGGTCTCCCAGATCAAGGCGGTGGCCCCGCAGGTGGCCTGCGACGTCATCGACCGCGCCATCCAGGTGCACGGTGCCGCCGGTGTCAGCGACGACACGGTGCTGGCCCGCCTGTACGGCTGGCACCGCGCCATGCGGATCTTCGACGGCCCCGACGAGGTGCACATGCGAACCATCGCGCGCGCCGAACTCGGCCGGGAAAAGTCGGCCCTCGCCGCGGCGGTCACGGCGCATGACTGAGGCCTTGCGAGAACTGTCGGGCGCGTGGAACTTTCGTGACGTCGCAGAAGGTACCGCGGTGCTCAAACCCGGGCGGCTGTTCCGCTCCGGTGAACTGAGCGGGCTCGACGACGACGGCCGCGCGACGCTGAGCCGGCTGGGCATCACCGATGTCGCCGATCTGCGGGCGTCCCGCGAGGTCGCCCGGCGCGGCCCCGGGCTGGTTCCCGACGGCGTCGAGGTGCACCTGCTGCCCTTCCCCGATCTCGGCGACCAGGACGCCGGGACCGACGACGCCGCGCCGCACGAACACGCGTTCCAGCGGCTGCTCACCGGCGAGGGAGTCGAGGAGCAGTCGGGCCAATCCGTCGATGAGGCCGCCACCCGCTACATGATCGACGAATACCGGCAATTCCCCACGCGTAACGGGGCGCAGCAGGCGGTGCACCGCGTCATTTCGCTGCTGGCCACCGGGCATTCGGTGTTGACGCACTGCTTCGCCGGCAAGGACCGCACCGGCTTCGTGGTGGCGACGGTGCTCGAAGCGATCGGCATCGACCGCGACACCATCTTGGCCGATTTCCTGCGCAGCAACGACGCGGCACCCGCCCTGCGGGCGCAGATTTCGGCGATGATCGCGCAGCGCCAGGACTCCGAGCTGACGCCGGAGGTGGTGACCTGGACCGAGGCGCGGCTCTCCGACGGCGTGCTCGGGGTCCGGGAGGTCTACCTGGCCGCCGCGCGCCAGACCATCGACGAGGAATTCGGGTCGCTGGACGCCTATTTGCGCGCCGCGAGTGTCAGCGAGTCAGACGTGGAGCGCCTGCGCGAAGCGCTGCTCGCCTGACCCGCCGAGCACCCGGCAACGGCGGGCTCAGCCCAGCTTGAAGGTGGCCTGCTGGGCCGCGGACAGGTCGGTGATCTGGCCCCACTTGGCGGCGATGTCCTCGACCGACGGCACGCTGTCGAAGGTGATGCCGTCGTTCTGGAACAGCGCGGTGCGCTGCACCTTGCCGCCGCCGACGATGAACACCGAGTCGGTGTCGGTCAGCTCCTCGGTCATCAGGTAGGCCACCACCGGGGCGACGTACTCCGGGGTGATCTTCTCGAAGACCTCCGGCGGCAGGATGTCCTGCGTCATCCGGGTGGCGGCGATCGGCGCGACCGCGTTGGTCTTGATGTTGTACTTGGCGCCCTCCTGGGCCAGCGTGTTGATCAGGCCGACCAGGCCGAGCTTGGCGGCGCCGTAGTTGGCCTGCCCGAAGTTGCCGAACAGACCGCTGGTGGAGGTGGCGACGACGACGCGGCCGAAGCTCTGCTCACGGAAGTGCGGCCACGCGGCGCGGATGATGTTGTACCCGCCGTAGAGGTGCACCTTGAGCACGGCGTCCCAGTTCTCGAAGGACATCTTGTGGAACGTGCCGTCGCGCAGAATGCCCGCGTTGCTGACCACGCCGTCGACCTTGCCGAATTCGTCGAGCGCGGTTTTGACCATGTTCTCGGCGCCCTCGGGTTCGGCGACGCTGTCGTAGTTGGCGACCGCCCGGCCACCGGCGTCCTTGATCTGCTTGACCACCTCGTCGGCCATGTTGTGGCCGGCGCCGGTGCCGTCGCGGGCGCCACCGAGGTCGTTGACCACGACGCTGGCGCCCTCCTTGGCGAGGGTCAGGGCGTACTCGCGGCCCAGTCCCCCACCGGCTCCGGTGACGATGACGACGCGATCCTGCACTCCGGGCATAAGGTTCCTCTCTGCGTGGAAAACTCTGTCTGGCAAATGGTTCGGCGAAGCCGGGTCAGAACATCCGGCGGGCCATCTTGAAGGCCCGCTCGGTGTATGGAGGGTAGATGAAGCTCGACAGGTCGGGGCGGGTGGGCTTGGTCAGGACCGCCTTGCGGTGGCTGAACTCGTCGAAGCCCCACTTGCCGTGGTAGGCGCCCATGCCCGACGCGCCGACGCCGCCGAAGGGCAGCTTGGCCGTCGACACCTGGAAGGCGACGTGGTTGACCAGCATGCCCCCGGCCGGCACCTCCTTGATCACCCGCTCGCGGGTCTCGCGCCGCTTGGTGAACAGGTAGGCCGACAGCGGCTTGGGTCGTGAGTTCACGAAACGTATTGCCTCGTCCAGGTTTTGGACCGTGATCACCGGCAGGACCGGACCGAAGATCTCGTTCCGCATCAGCGGGCCGTCCGGGTCGGGGTCCAGAACCACCGCGGGCTGGATGCGCAGCTTCGAGGCGTCGCAGGCGCCGCCGACGGTGACCGTGCCGTCGGATCCGGAAAGGTAGCCGCTGATTCGGTCGAACTGCCGCTGGTTGACCACCCGCATGCCGTCCGGCTTGTCGGAGGTGAACTTCGTGATGGCGGCACCGATCTTGTTGACCAGGTCGTCGCGGATCGTGGCGTCGGCCAACACGTAATCCGGTGCGACGCAAGTCTGTCCGGCGTTGAGCAGTTTCATCCAGGCGATCCGCTTGGCGGCCACGTCCACGTCGGCGTCCGCCGCGACGATCACCGGGCTCTTGCCGCCGAGCTCGAGGGTGCAGGGGGTCAGGTGCGGCGCCGCACCCTCGTAGACCTTGCGGCCGATCTCGGTGCCGCCGGTGAACATCACCCGGTCCAGGCCCTGGGCGATGAGCTCCTGGCTCGTCGCGCCGTCGCCCTCGATCACGGCGATGGCGTCGTTGTCGAGGTACTTCGGGACGAGTTCGGCCATCACTCGCGAGGACGCGGCCGCGATTTCCGACGGCTTGAGGATCACGGTGTTGCCGGCGGCGATCGCCCCGACGGCCGGGCCGAGCGTGAGGTAGAAGGGGTAGTTCCAGGCGCCGATGATCAGCACGGTGCCATAGGGCTCGTATTCCACCCAGCCGCGGCCGGGCAGCTGCGGCAGCTCCAGCAGTTGGTACTTGCGCCGCGTCCACTTGCGCACCCGCTTGGCCGCGTACTTGGCCTCACCGGCGGTGGTGGCGATGTCGGCGATGTAGGCCTCGAACGGGCTGCGGTCCAGGTCTTCGGCGAGCGCGGCGGCCAGCGCGGCCTCGTTCTCCTCCATCAGCTTCACGAGTTGCAGCAACTGCCGCTTACGCCATTCGACGTCGCGGGTGCGCCCGGTGGCGAAGGTCTGGCGAAGCCGCGCGACCGTCGCGGCGATGTCGCCCGAAGCGGCGCCGTTCGTGGAGTCCTTGGAGAGCGATGTCTGCGATGCAACCGATTCGGTGGTCATCATTGTCCTTCCCGAGCAGAGTCCCGCCGCGAGGCGGCCGCTCATCGGCGATAACCGCGATACTAACCATCCGGTTGGGAGAGCAGTAGAAAGGCTCTGGCGCGCGGGGTTACTTGACGCAGGGGACGCTCGAGGCCGTCATCTGGCTGAGGTCGGTCGGCGCCGGGGCGCGGTCGCCGCTGCCGGTGGCGGCGACGGCCATCACCTGCCCGGACGCCGATGCAGCACCGGCCGCGCCGGGGCGGGTGAGGTAGTCCGCCGCGGGAAATCCCGTTCCCACCGTCAGCCGGACGGTTCCGGAGGCCACCGAGGGATCCGCGGTCGCCGGCACGTGCAGCTGCTCGGCCAGGACCCGCGCGCCCGCATCGGCCCCGGGGCCGTATTCGATCGCGCTGTCGTCGGCCGGGGCGGCGGCGGTCGTGGCGCTGCCCCGAGTGAAGCCCCGTCCGGCGAAGGCCTCCTCGAGAGCGGCCGCGAGTCCGTCGCGTGCACTGGCGTTGACGACGTCGAGAACGACGGGGTCGGCCAGCGCGGGTGGCGGCTGGGCGTCCGGCGACGCGGCGTCGAGCGCGGCCGGCGCGTCCGACATGAAGCGCTCGTTGACGATGCGCCGGATGGCCGGAAGGTCGACGAGGTTGATGTCGGAGCCGTTCGGGTCCGTGCCGAAGCCGGAGATCGGCAGGGTGTAGAGCGACAGCGGCCGCCCGGTCAGCCGCGAGGCCCGCGACGCGAACTGCACGAGGTCGAGCCCGGCGTCGACGGCGACGTTGTCCCGGGCGACCTGAAGCATTTTGCGCAGCCCGCTCACGCTGGACAGTGCGCCGCCGCTGCGGGCCGCCTCGACCAACGACACCAGGAACGCCTGCTGGCGTCGGGTCCGGTCGAAATCGGTGAACGAGCCGTCGTTTTCGTCCCGCCGCTGCCGCACGAAGGCCATCGCGTCGGCCGCGTCGATGCGCTGCACCCCCTGGTGGAAGTCCGCACCCGAATAGCTGTCACGCGTATCGCCGTTGAGGCACACCGTGATTGGCTCGACCGCCTTGGCGATCTGGTAGAAGGCGCCGAGCGTGACCTCGACGAAGTGGTCGA
The sequence above is drawn from the Mycobacterium marseillense genome and encodes:
- a CDS encoding acyl-CoA dehydrogenase family protein; the protein is MSAKASDYHKRLTDFMTEHVFPAEADYDKFRHEAGPRDHTVPPVVEELKIKAKQQGLWNLFLPAESGLTNLEYAPLAEISGWSLEIAPEALNCAAPDTGNMETLHLFATEEQRKQWLEPLLAGEIRSAFSMTEPAVASSDARNIETLIVRDGADYVINGRKWWTSGAADPRCKILIVMGRTNPDAASHQQQSMVLVPMDTPGVTVVRSTPVFGWQDQHGHCEIIYDNVRVPATNLLGEEGGGFAIAQARLGPGRIHHCMRALGGAERALALMSDRAQTRVAFGRPLAEQGVVRESIAKSRNEIDQARLLCEKAAWTIDQHGNKAAHLLVSQIKAVAPQVACDVIDRAIQVHGAAGVSDDTVLARLYGWHRAMRIFDGPDEVHMRTIARAELGREKSALAAAVTAHD
- a CDS encoding SDR family oxidoreductase, which translates into the protein MPGVQDRVVIVTGAGGGLGREYALTLAKEGASVVVNDLGGARDGTGAGHNMADEVVKQIKDAGGRAVANYDSVAEPEGAENMVKTALDEFGKVDGVVSNAGILRDGTFHKMSFENWDAVLKVHLYGGYNIIRAAWPHFREQSFGRVVVATSTSGLFGNFGQANYGAAKLGLVGLINTLAQEGAKYNIKTNAVAPIAATRMTQDILPPEVFEKITPEYVAPVVAYLMTEELTDTDSVFIVGGGKVQRTALFQNDGITFDSVPSVEDIAAKWGQITDLSAAQQATFKLG
- a CDS encoding aldehyde dehydrogenase family protein; protein product: MMTTESVASQTSLSKDSTNGAASGDIAATVARLRQTFATGRTRDVEWRKRQLLQLVKLMEENEAALAAALAEDLDRSPFEAYIADIATTAGEAKYAAKRVRKWTRRKYQLLELPQLPGRGWVEYEPYGTVLIIGAWNYPFYLTLGPAVGAIAAGNTVILKPSEIAAASSRVMAELVPKYLDNDAIAVIEGDGATSQELIAQGLDRVMFTGGTEIGRKVYEGAAPHLTPCTLELGGKSPVIVAADADVDVAAKRIAWMKLLNAGQTCVAPDYVLADATIRDDLVNKIGAAITKFTSDKPDGMRVVNQRQFDRISGYLSGSDGTVTVGGACDASKLRIQPAVVLDPDPDGPLMRNEIFGPVLPVITVQNLDEAIRFVNSRPKPLSAYLFTKRRETRERVIKEVPAGGMLVNHVAFQVSTAKLPFGGVGASGMGAYHGKWGFDEFSHRKAVLTKPTRPDLSSFIYPPYTERAFKMARRMF
- a CDS encoding LCP family protein, with protein sequence MGGGAAERSHRWVLLKGRLVAGIASAFVMAITGIGWTGYHTALGRIIISHALPNGAASLGDNQNILLMGLDSRLDQNGRPLPAEIYDALHAGDETSGGYNANVLIVVHISDRDGPVTAVSIPRDDYAELPGCPGSVCTGKIKQAYGLAYQQSLNAQAAGNSGGAGSTDLAAREQTAREAGRKAEIGAVSDFLGISIDHFVEVTLGAFYQIAKAVEPITVCLNGDTRDSYSGADFHQGVQRIDAADAMAFVRQRRDENDGSFTDFDRTRRQQAFLVSLVEAARSGGALSSVSGLRKMLQVARDNVAVDAGLDLVQFASRASRLTGRPLSLYTLPISGFGTDPNGSDINLVDLPAIRRIVNERFMSDAPAALDAASPDAQPPPALADPVVLDVVNASARDGLAAALEEAFAGRGFTRGSATTAAAPADDSAIEYGPGADAGARVLAEQLHVPATADPSVASGTVRLTVGTGFPAADYLTRPGAAGAASASGQVMAVAATGSGDRAPAPTDLSQMTASSVPCVK
- a CDS encoding tyrosine-protein phosphatase, whose amino-acid sequence is MTEALRELSGAWNFRDVAEGTAVLKPGRLFRSGELSGLDDDGRATLSRLGITDVADLRASREVARRGPGLVPDGVEVHLLPFPDLGDQDAGTDDAAPHEHAFQRLLTGEGVEEQSGQSVDEAATRYMIDEYRQFPTRNGAQQAVHRVISLLATGHSVLTHCFAGKDRTGFVVATVLEAIGIDRDTILADFLRSNDAAPALRAQISAMIAQRQDSELTPEVVTWTEARLSDGVLGVREVYLAAARQTIDEEFGSLDAYLRAASVSESDVERLREALLA